In one window of Ptychodera flava strain L36383 unplaced genomic scaffold, AS_Pfla_20210202 Scaffold_41__1_contigs__length_1339820_pilon, whole genome shotgun sequence DNA:
- the LOC139128014 gene encoding short transient receptor potential channel 4-like, with the protein MDESYDVFSEESWRSFDEPDSGEYLRFLEAVERGDAETAENFLKPGNIDVNRCVSRGYIHFNALHIAALQDDYKMVQILQHYGAKPLARIPIPKSIGEGILQSRIRIALCRAHASQAYILFYSDDPIRTIFNLCCELKEVLDSKGIRNTCRETFEHLIDKCRNLSCKMLDYCFTSNEVDTLLRGKILTTEDDTCCCRHRKGNIIYRTVEMAIHAEQKEFISHNYCQTLLQREWLHGQPSWSKKASKLPIVYYLYAFFVLGVFQLPLGLAYMFTPVCHLWHFFSGPKSKFLTHAISQSFFLTLILLYDMMVSDIPNAKERTEMTLLPMLVIIWGLGLFIQEMADAYRAGFLAHFAFFVNVLDLLTTFILVTVFTARCFWSDSISTLTSVFLSSFSAFAVVIAGLRFMQNFFLTEFIGPMLMHFANMFRDVLRFLLIFAFVCSAFVFGMHYLYNDASDETAFAKIESAIAALMGTVFGNTLGTSALAIDLKINTTSIDEVKSSSAFFSRMGFLLYSAFCLLCVIVLVNLFIAIMSDTYARLQEAVDIEWKFKRATMWMHYFGAPTLAPPLNLVSFIPWFIECCISTCRKCHCCTSDAVERAKCHGHTNGKFNLLAYDDLMKILVNRFLEDVDRTLIKYTDVIEPDKAVTKNRSYEYDNVVLDIEESGF; encoded by the exons ATGGACGAGAGTTACGATGTATTCAGTGAAGAGTCCTGGCGTTCATTTGACGAGCCAGATAGTGGAGAATACTTACGGTTTCTGGAGGCAGTGGAGAGAGGGGATGCCGAAACGGCTGAGAATTTTCTGAAA CCTGGGAACATAGATGTGAATAGATGTGTCAGCAGAGGTTACATTCATTTCAATGCATTGCACATTGCTGCCTTACAAGACGACTATAAAATGGTACAAATACTTCAACATTATGGAGCTAAACCACTGGCAAGGATACCCATTCCAAAGA GTATAGGTGAAGGTATTTTGCAATCTAGAATTAGGATTGCATTGTGTCGTGCGCATGCAAGTCAGGCATATATATTGTTTTACAGTGACGATCCAATTCGTACCATATTCAATCTCTGTTGTGAACTCAAAGAGGTGTTAGACAGCAAAGGGATTAGGAACACATGCAGA GAAACCTTTGAGCATTTGATCGATAAGTGTCGGAATTTGTCATGTAAGATGTTGGATTACTGCTTTACCAGCAACGAAGTTGATACCTTGCTACGTGGCAAAATTTTAACCACTGAAGATGATACTTGCTGCTGTCGACATCGGAAgggaaatattatttatcgaacgGTGGAAATGGCAATACATGCCGAGCAAAAGGAG TTCATTTCTCATAATTACTGCCAGACGCTACTACAGAGAGAATGGTTACATGGTCAGCCCAGCTGGTCCAAAAAGGCGTCAAAATTGCCGATCGTCTACTATCTGTACGCCTTTTTCGTGCTCGGTGTTTTCCAGCTGCCTCTTGGTCTTGCCTATATGTTTACACCGGTGTGCCACCTGTGGCACTTCTTCAGCGGTCCGAAAAGCAAATTTCTGACGCACGCAATATCACAGTCATTTTTTCTTACCTTAATACTTCTCTACGATATGATGGTGTCTGATATTCCAAATGCAAAGGAAAGAACTGAAATGACACTACTACCGATGTTAGTGATCATATGGGGACTTGGATTGTTCATTCAGGAAATGGCAGACGCATATCGGGCAGGGTTTCTTgcacattttgcattttttgtcaatgtacttgatttgcTGACTACGTTTATCCTCGTTACTGTATTCACCGCTCGCTGTTTCTGGTCAGACTCGATCAGCACATTGACATCTGTCTTCCTCAGCTCGTTCTCGGCCTTTGCCGTCGTTATAGCCGGATTAAGGTTCATGCAAAACTTCTTTCTTACGGAGTTTATTGGACCCATGCTGATGCACTTTGCAAACATGTTTCGTGACGTCCTAAGATTCCTCTTGATCTTCGCGTTTGTTTGTTCGGCATTTGTTTTCGGGATGCACTACCTTTATAATGACGCTAGTGACGAAACAGCTTTCGCAAA GATAGAGTCAGCTATCGCGGCACTGATGGGCACGGTGTTTGGTAACACTCTTGGAACAAGTGCTCTGGCCAttgatttgaaaatcaacacgaCGAGCATTGATGAAGTCAAAAGCAGCTCCGCTTTCTTTTCAAGGATGGGATTCCTGTTGTACTCGGCATTTTGTCTGCTATGTGTGATAGTTCTCGTCAACCTTTTCATTGCAATTATGTCAGATACGTATGCCAGACTACAG GAAGCAGTGGATATCGAATGGAAATTCAAAAGAGCGACGATGTGGATGCATTACTTCGGAGCACCAACACTTGCACCGCCATTGAATTTGGTGTCTTTCATACCATGGTTCATCGAATGCTGCATttcaacatgcagaaagtgtcACTGTTGTACGTCCGATGCAGTTGAG CGGGCAAAATGTCACGGTCATACAAATGGAAAATTCAACCTTCTGGCCTACGATGAT